A single window of Drosophila suzukii chromosome 3, CBGP_Dsuzu_IsoJpt1.0, whole genome shotgun sequence DNA harbors:
- the EMC1 gene encoding ER membrane protein complex subunit 1 isoform X1: MQEKWILAGLSVALLLGTCSALYEDQIKKFDWRGVNVGALKQSRVDLNHFQPRILVSTHEGVVASLCVKTGELVWRQVLEQNPRGDIKLLQVSGFSDDSSDTAAAPMGSNLGFDMLTVQGHAPALVRGWNTNIGALEWEWSIMPLNTERAQEALWFYSKSVLYHVLPAWRSHLEVTAYFASSGHTTGSTSKVMASWITPESCSLSGTFYICTDGKQLISLDLVSKSGQVIRTSLEAESKGKLQALAGLNGVVIVDGKLISVNKDQSVCSGLQSTSYALGSFNYRKLLAYADLTSGILKIKAVYLDNCAPVVELEQSLPFPEHFGTPSLNNFDCKQKRNGEGKSCLFLFSTSSESIVAVQQGRIRWSREEALANVIDSQFVDLPLADTEGTLESEMKGKAGDFTSFERDIASAFLRRITTQAVQIRSLFLHVIGLGPPPTDTQRAGLVRDSFGLHKMLVILTRAGKVFGIDNISGKHHWQLYLPKVNGFANEEQMRLIVQRSAKHFPLQPLCTILGKDAVSDNGVLYRFNPITGKAAEGGLIQLDYKIKQLSLLAETEKDFVKGILLLDASNKVHVYPQHASSLADGMYLYTADVKTSELSGYFVKYAGGQLSSTHIWNARLGGHNSEQQIIGVAGKNPIEHVHSQGRVLGDRSVLYKYINPNLVAFVTQAPDATHKSVLNLYLVDVVSGSVVFTMTHRKVRAPLSIVHSENWLAYSYFNEKVRRTEITTIELYEGKSQANNSVWSSLQAPPMPLVERQSYILPTIVEALRETITERGITNKHVLIGTASGSIIEMPWHLLDPRRPIASTTQGREEGAIPYIPELPLPTESHINYNQTVARLRNIYTAPSGLESTCLVVATGLDLFVTRVAPSKTFDLLKEDFDYILISIVLVALTSGSLIVKHLASRKLLKQAWK; the protein is encoded by the exons ATGCAGGAGAAGTGGATACTGGCCGGCCTTTCGGTGGCGCTCCTATTGGGCACCTGCTCAGCGCTGTACGAAGACCAGATCAAGAAGTTCGACTG GCGAGGCGTGAATGTGGGCGCCCTGAAGCAGTCGCGCGTGGACCTGAACCATTTCCAGCCTCGGATTCTCGTCAGCACCCATGAAGGGGTGGTGGCCAGCTTGTGCGTGAAGACCGGCGAACTGGTGTGGCGGCAGGTGCTCGAACAGAATCCGCGCGGCGACATTAAGCTGCTCCAGGTGAGCGGCTTCTCCGATGACAGCAGCGACACGGCCGCCGCTCCCATGGGCAGCAACCTGGGCTTCGACATGCTCACCGTCCAGGGACACGCGCCCGCTTTGGTTCGCGGTTGGAACACCAACATCGGCGCCCTCGAGTGGGAGTGGTCCATCATGCCGCTGAACACGGAGCGGGCCCAGGAGGCGCTGTGGTTCTACAGCAAGTCCGTGCTCTACCACGTTCTGCCCGCCTGGCGGAGCCACCTCGAGGTCACCGCCTATTTCGCCAGCTCGGGTCACACCACTGGCAGCACCAGCAAGGTGATGGCCTCCTGGATCACCCCAGAGAGCTGCTCCCTCAGCGGTACCTTCTACATCTGCACGGACGGTAAGCAGTTGATCAGCCTGGATCTGGTTTCCAAGAGCGGTCAGGTGATCCGGACTTCGCTCGAAGCGGAGTCCAAGGGAAAGCTTCAGGCTTTGGCG GGTCTCAATGGTGTTGTGATAGTGGATGGCAAACTTATAAGTGTCAACAAGGACCAATCTGTCTGCAGTGGTCTGCAAAGCACCAGTTACGCCTTGGGAAGCTTCAACTATCGCAAGTTACTGGCTTATGCAGATCTGACTTCTGGC ATTCTCAAGATAAAGGCCGTGTATCTGGATAACTGCGCACCTGTGGTTGAGTTGGAGCAGAGTCTGCCCTTCCCCGAGCACTTTGGCACTCCATCGCTGAACAACTTCGACTGTAAGCAGAAGCGGAATGGCGAGGGCAAGAGTTGTCTGTTCCTGTTCAGCACCAGTTCCGAGTCCATTGTGGCCGTGCAGCAGGGACGCATCCGTTGGTCGCGCGAGGAGGCCCTAGCCAATGTGATCGACTCGCAGTTTGTCGACCTGCCGCTAGCCGATACGGAAGGCACTTTGGAGAGCGAGATGAAGGGCAAAGCCG GGGATTTCACAAGTTTCGAGA GAGACATTGCCAGCGCCTTTTTGCGCCGCATTACCACTCAAGCTGTTCAGATTAGGAGCTTGTTCCTTCATGTAATCGGGCTGGGTCCTCCGCCTACGGATACCCAGCGAGCTGGCCTGGTCCGCGATTCCTTTGGCCTCCACAAGATGCTGGTTATACTAACCCGTGCTGGAAAGGTCTTCGGCATTGACAACATCTCAGGAAAGCATCACTGGCAGTTGTATCTGCCGAAGGTCAACGGTTTTGCTAATGAAGAGCAGATGCGTTTGATTGTTCAGCGCTCGGCCAAACATTTCCCGCTTCAACCTCTGTGCACTATTTTGGGCAAGGATGCC GTCAGTGACAATGGTGTGCTCTATCGCTTTAATCCTATCACCGGAAAAGCCGCCGAAGGTGGTCTTATTCAGCTGGACTACAAGATCAAGCAGCTCTCCTTGCTGGCAGAAACGGAAAAGGACTTTGTGAAGGGAATTCTGTTATTGGATGCTTCTAACAAGGTCCATGTGTATCCTCAACATGCTAGCTCATTG GCTGATGGCATGTATCTGTACACAGCCGATGTGAAAACATCAGAACTGTCGGGCTACTTTGTAAAATATGCGGGCGGG CAACTGTCGAGCACGCACATTTGGAACGCCCGCCTTGGCGGCCACAACTCCGAGCAGCAGATAATCGGCGTTGCCGGCAAGAACCCCATCGAGCATGTCCACTCCCAGGGACGTGTGTTGGGCGATCGATCGGTGCTGTACAAGTACATCAACCCCAATTTAGTGGCCTTTGTTACTCAGGCGCCGGATGCCACACACAAAT CCGTGCTTAATTTGTATCTGGTTGATGTGGTCTCCGGCTCGGTGGTTTTCACCATGACGCATCGTAAGGTGCGTGCTCCATTGAGCATTGTTCACTCAGAAAACTGGCTTGCCTACTCCTACTTCAATGAGAAAGTGCGACGCACAGAGATTA CCACCATTGAATTGTACGAGGGTAAGTCTCAGGCGAACAACAGTGTTTGGAGTTCCTTGCAGGCTCCACCAATGCCTCTTGTGGAGCGTCAGTCTTATATACTCCCCACCATTGTTGAGGCTCTGAGGGAGACAATCACAGAGCGCGGAATTACCAACAAGCATGTGCTGA TCGGCACTGCCAGTGGTTCCATTATCGAAATGCCATGGCATTTGCTGGATCCCCGTCGTCCTATTGCATCCACGACTCAGGGGCGTGAGGAGGGAGCCATTCCCTATATACCCGAGTTGCCTTTGCCAACGGAAAGCCATATAAATTACAACCAGACGGTCGCCCGTCTGCGCAATATTTATACCGCACCCAGTGGTCTGGAGAGTACCTGTCTAGTCGTTGCTACGGGTTTAG ATTTGTTCGTTACGCGCGTGGCGCCATCAAAGACGTTCGATTTGTTGAAGGAGGACTTTGACTATATTCTCATTTCCATAGTGCTAGTCGCGCTCACATCGGGCTCGTTGATTGTTAAGCATTTAGCGTCTCGTAAATTGCTCAAGCAGGCGTGGAAATAG
- the Prat gene encoding amidophosphoribosyltransferase: MSASQQQQSQQQQQHVRVVEQQQVGPAEGVTSTVESQSHSISASKELTGLTHECGVFGAIACGDWPAQMDIAHVICLGLVALQHRGQESAGIATSEGNCSKEFNVHKGMGMISTLFNDDSMKKLRGNLGIGHTRYSTAGGSGVVNCQPFVVHTAHGALALAHNGELVNNESLRREVLARGVGLSTHSDSELIAQSLCCAPEDVSELDGPNWPARIRHFMMLAPLSYSLVIMLKDKIYAVRDTYGNRPLCIGKIVPINAGHGNSSDTPADGWVVSSESCGFLSIGARYVREVEPGEIVELSRSGYRTVDIVERPDFKRMAFCIFEYVYFARGDSIFEGQMVYTVRLQCGRQLWREAPVEADIVSSVPESGTAAAHGYARESGIEFAEVLCRNRYVGRTFIQPSTRLRQLGVAKKFGALSENVAGKRLVLIDDSIVRGNTIGPIIKLLRDAGAREVHIRIASPPLQYPCYMGINIPTREELIANKLNAEQLARHVGADSLAYLSVEGLVQAVQLKHRDAGDGKSKPTGHCTACLTGEYPGGLPDELSW, from the coding sequence atgtcggcgtcacagcagcagcagtcgcaacaacaacagcaacatgtGCGCGTGGTCGAACAGCAACAGGTGGGACCAGCTGAGGGGGTGACCTCCACGGTGGAATCGCAGTCCCATTCCATCTCGGCCAGCAAGGAGCTAACCGGTTTGACGCACGAGTGCGGTGTGTTCGGGGCGATCGCTTGCGGGGATTGGCCCGCCCAGATGGACATTGCACACGTGATCTGCCTGGGACTGGTTGCACTGCAGCATCGCGGACAGGAATCGGCGGGCATAGCCACCAGCGAGGGCAATTGCTCCAAGGAGTTCAACGTGCACAAGGGCATGGGCATGATCAGCACGCTTTTCAATGATGACTCCATGAAGAAGCTGCGCGGCAACCTGGGCATCGGGCACACGCGCTACTCCACCGCCGGCGGCTCCGGAGTGGTCAACTGCCAACCCTTTGTGGTGCACACGGCCCACGGAGCATTGGCCCTGGCCCACAACGGCGAGCTGGTCAATAACGAGTCTCTGAGACGGGAGGTTTTGGCCAGGGGCGTCGGCTTGTCCACACACAGCGACAGTGAATTGATCGCCCAGTCGCTGTGCTGCGCCCCGGAGGATGTTTCCGAACTGGACGGACCTAACTGGCCAGCCAGGATTAGGCACTTCATGATGCTGGCGCCGCTTTCCTATTCGCTGGTCATCATGTTGAAGGACAAGATCTACGCCGTGAGGGACACCTATGGTAATAGGCCGCTGTGCATTGGCAAGATCGTGCCCATCAATGCCGGACACGGCAATAGTTCGGACACTCCAGCTGACGGCTGGGTGGTTTCCAGTGAGAGCTGCGGATTCCTATCGATCGGAGCCAGATACGTGCGGGAAGTGGAACCCGGAGAGATTGTGGAGCTCTCGCGAAGTGGCTATCGCACGGTGGATATCGTGGAAAGACCCGACTTCAAGCGCATGGCCTTTTGTATATTTGAGTATGTTTACTTCGCCCGCGGAGATAGCATCTTTGAGGGCCAGATGGTCTACACAGTGAGGCTGCAGTGCGGCCGGCAGCTGTGGCGAGAGGCTCCCGTGGAGGCGGATATCGTGAGCTCTGTTCCCGAGTCTGGAACAGCGGCGGCCCATGGCTATGCCCGCGAATCTGGCATAGAGTTTGCAGAGGTTCTCTGCAGGAATCGCTACGTGGGACGCACTTTTATCCAACCCTCGACCCGGTTGCGGCAGTTAGGAGTGGCCAAAAAGTTCGGAGCCCTGTCCGAGAACGTGGCTGGCAAGAGATTGGTCCTGATAGACGATTCTATCGTGCGCGGCAACACCATTGGACCCATCATCAAGCTGCTGAGAGATGCAGGCGCTCGGGAGGTGCACATTCGCATTGCCAGCCCTCCGCTGCAGTACCCTTGCTACATGGGAATCAACATTCCAACTCGAGAGGAACTGATTGCCAACAAGCTGAACGCCGAACAATTAGCCCGGCATGTGGGCGCCGACAGTCTGGCTTATCTTAGTGTGGAGGGGCTGGTACAGGCCGTCCAGCTGAAGCACCGGGATGCAGGAGATGGCAAGTCCAAGCCCACGGGTCACTGTACCGCCTGTCTCACTGGTGAATATCCCGGTGGACTGCCAGATGAGCTGAGCTGGTGA
- the Taf7 gene encoding transcription initiation factor TFIID subunit 7: MFEKKSDKVKQAEHKPREDGVELESQFIMRVPKELADTVHEAINSGTVKDRLTIQLDQDLRYGEVRLDDQLLYTKLVDLPTVVESYKTIDNKSFYKSADICQILICKEEPEDETEKESPNKNKKKDPNKVDKKYLFPHGITPPCKNVRKRRFRKTLKKKNVEAPEIEKEVKHLLRIDNEAVRVDYEIINEEDKPMDDLDQSDIKPYNDADDEMQDETTMHASDKTAMEISSQRDINVESDDDEASNFPSHRAPNMGVAAHDIFGEEVSTTDDEDEPERGNNTMQRREMEESSRLSADDSRMSDFFGAGGSNAGASGLKMDHNEFSKSMFGHEASSPKLSAAGSSSNLAAPSGFYDNQMLTKREEFENMEFMDEPQPQYSQQQVHQKISQLTRQISELKAQQVQKSTEIASIQNATLKQRMQETLDNLYAQIIEREMERKDFENMLES, encoded by the exons ATGTTTGAAAAGAAGAGCGACAAGGTAAAGCAGGCTGAGCACAAGCCGCGGGAAGATGGCGTGGAACTGGAGAGCCAGTTCATCATGCGGGTGCCAAAG GAACTGGCCGACACTGTCCATGAGGCAATAAATTCGGGCACCGTGAAGGATCGGCTGACCATCCAACTGGATCAGGACCTCAGGTACGGCGAAGTACGCCTGGATGACCAACTACTCTACACCAAACTGGTGGACCTGCCCACTGTCGTCGAGAGCTACAAGACCATCGACAACAAGAGTTTCTACAAGTCGGCAGACATCTGCCAGATACTCATCTGCAAGGAGGAGCCGGAGGACGAGACGGAAAAGGAGTCGCCCAACAAGAATAAGAAAAAGGATCCCAACAAGGTGGACAAGAAGTACCTGTTTCCACATGGCATCACACCGCCCTGCAAGAACGTGAGGAAGCGCAGATTCCGCAAGACTCTTAAGAAAAAGAATGTCGAAGCCCCTGAAATCGAGAAGGAAGTGAAGCACTTGCTGCGCATCGATAATGAAGCAGTGAGGGTCGACTACGAAATTATCAACGAGGAGGATAAGCCCATGGATGACCTGGATCAATCGGACATCAAGCCCTACAACGATGCGGATGATGAGATGCAGGATGAAACCACCATGCACGCCAGTGACAAGACAGCCATGGAAATAAGCTCCCAGCGGGACATCAATGTGGAGTCCGATGATGACGAAGCCAGCAACTTTCCCTCCCACCGTGCACCCAACATGGGCGTGGCTGCCCACGACATCTTTGGAGAGGAGGTGTCCACCACCGATGACGAAGATGAGCCAGAACGCGGCAACAACACCATGCAGCGGCGTGAAATGGAGGAATCCTCCCGCCTCTCGGCGGATGATTCACGCATGTCGGACTTCTTTGGTGCTGGTGGCAGTAATGCCGGAGCCAGCGGCCTGAAAATGGACCACAACGAGTTCAGCAAGTCCATGTTTGGCCATGAAGCCAGCAGTCCCAAGCTAAGCGCCGCCGGCTCTAGTTCCAACCTGGCTGCTCCCAGTGGCTTCTACGACAATCAGATGCTGACCAAGCGAGAGGAGTTTGAAAACATGGAGTTCATGGACGAGCCACAGCCGCAGTACTCACAGCAACAGGTGCACCAGAAGATCAGTCAACTGACGCGGCAGATCAGCGAGCTAAAGGCGCAGCAGGTGCAGAAGTCCACAGAAATCGCCTCCATCCAGAATGCCACGCTGAAGCAACGAATGCAAGAAACTCTTGACAATCTCTACGCGCAGATCATTGAAAGAGAAATGGAGCGCAAGGACTTTGAGAATATGCTGGAGTCTTGA
- the kipf gene encoding zinc finger protein kipf, whose amino-acid sequence MMKISKNVCRACMGETDTLVDLFADIRDPTMDEPEMKLSHMLAQCINRPVERGDLLPQYICLSCVMAAQNAFRFKWKCERSYQNLCGLLNKQGRLDQDPNQETQLQENVAMDSDQKETPQTKIQEIRESVQEESSSIPNHYRKPTSREGHQNNTPNEDFGHKLDPANGTQKTGGDPKLMQPVNTRRRANKLQRQVRCDANGNYKCPHCPKRFYSQTQLRSHISELCHTCPYCPRAYSNRRSLRRHLLSHVRKPTHKCPNCSKAFMRKDHLKKHLHTHDFEGPLSCSECSAVFIEDIHLEIHQREHLPKELSLESDSDVKKNRFGNSSTDLKSKNGRTKKPTCHICIKTFCSNSSLKRHMVIHDRVTHIR is encoded by the exons ATGATGAAGATCTCGAAGAACGTGTGCAGGGCTTGTATGGGCGAGACCGACACCCTAGTGGATCTCTTTGCCGATATCCGGGATCCAACAATGGACGAGCCGGAGATGAAGCTGTCCCACATGCTGGCCCAGTGCATCAATCGTCCAGTGGAACGCGGCGACCTCCTGCCGCAGTACATATGCCTCTCCTGCGTCATGGCTGCCCAGAACGCCTTCCGGTTCAAGTGGAAGTGCGAGCGGAGCTACCAGAACTTATGCGGCCTCCTGAACAAGCAGGGTCGTCTGGATCAGGATCCAAATCAAGAAACACAGCTTCAAGAGAATGTTGCTATGGATAGTGATCAGAAAGAGACACCACAAACGAAGATCCAAGAGATCCGGGAAAGTGTCCAAGAGGAATCTTCTTCCATTCCAAATCATTACAGGAAGCCTACTTCCAGAGAAGGGCATCAAAATAATACCCCTAATGAAGATTTTGG TCACAAACTAGATCCTGCGAACGGAACTCAGAAAACCGGAGGTGACCCCAAACTAATGCAGCCTGTTAATACAAGACG GAGGGCCAATAAGCTCCAAAGACAAGTCCGTTGCGATGCCAATGGCAACTACAAGTGCCCGCACTGCCCGAAGAGGTTTTATTCCCAGACCCAGTTAAGGAGCCACATCAGTGAACTCTGCCACACATGCCCGTACTGTCCACGCGCCTACTCAAATAGGCGCAGCTTGAGGCGACATCTGCTGAGCCACGTTAGGAAGCCAACGCACAAGTGTCCGAACTGCTCCAAGGCCTTCATGCGAAAAGATCACCTTAAGAAGCACCTTCACACGCACGACTTTGAGGGCCCGCTCTCCTGCAGCGAGTGCTCGGCCGTATTTATCGAAGACATCCATCTGGAAATCCATCAGAGGGAACACCTACCGAAGGAGTTGTCCCTAGAATCCGATTCTGACGTCAAAAAGAATAGGTTTGGCAATAGTAGCACAGATCTGAAATCAAAAAATGGACGGACCAA GAAACCAACATGccatatctgcattaaaacattttgtaGTAATTCCAGCCTCAAACGACATATGGTTATCCATGATCGTGTGACACATATTCGATga
- the Rfk gene encoding putative riboflavin kinase, with the protein MERAVVILDKLARNALRSQLIPSIKRPSACGNHLERHRSTSGSESKEVREMLSQLPLFAGGEIVRGFGRGSKELGIPTANFPLEVVKSLPESLPTGAYYGWANVDNGPVHKMVLSVGWNPFYNNKEKSVETHMLHDFNRDLYGQILKICIVGYLRPERSFDSLESLIAAIQADIEQAKQFLDEEDKAKLQNAPFFTEKLSPSK; encoded by the exons ATGGAAAGAGCAGTAGTTAT ACTCGATAAATTGGCCCGCAACGCTTTGCGGTCGCAGCTAATACCGTCAATCAAGCGCCCGTCGGCCTGTGGGAATCACTTGGAGCGCCACCGCAGCACATCTGGGTCAGAGTCCAAGGAAGTCCGGGAAATGCTGAGCCAACTACCTCTCTTCGCTGGCGGCGAGATCGTCCGCGGATTCGGACGCGGCTCCAAAGAGCTGGGCATCCCAACAG CTAACTTTCCGCTTGAGGTGGTGAAATCGCTGCCGGAATCACTGCCCACGGGCGCGTACTACGGCTGGGCGAATGTGGACAATGGACCCGTCCACAAAATGGTCCTTAGCGTTGGCTGGAATCCCTTCTACAACAACAAGGAGAAGAGCGTGGAGACGCACATGCTGCACGACTTCAACCGCGACCTTTACGGCCAGATACTTAAGATCTGCATTGTGGGATACCTGCGGCCGGAGCGCAGTTTCGACTCGCTGGAGTCGCTGATAGCCGCCATTCAGGCGGACATTGAGCAGGCCAAGCAATTCCTGGACGAAGAGGACAAGGCCAAGTTGCAGAACGCACCGTTCTTCACCGAGAAGCTTAGTCCCTCGAAATAG
- the EMC1 gene encoding ER membrane protein complex subunit 1 isoform X2, translating to MQEKWILAGLSVALLLGTCSALYEDQIKKFDWRGVNVGALKQSRVDLNHFQPRILVSTHEGVVASLCVKTGELVWRQVLEQNPRGDIKLLQVSGFSDDSSDTAAAPMGSNLGFDMLTVQGHAPALVRGWNTNIGALEWEWSIMPLNTERAQEALWFYSKSVLYHVLPAWRSHLEVTAYFASSGHTTGSTSKVMASWITPESCSLSGTFYICTDGKQLISLDLVSKSGQVIRTSLEAESKGKLQALAGLNGVVIVDGKLISVNKDQSVCSGLQSTSYALGSFNYRKLLAYADLTSGILKIKAVYLDNCAPVVELEQSLPFPEHFGTPSLNNFDCKQKRNGEGKSCLFLFSTSSESIVAVQQGRIRWSREEALANVIDSQFVDLPLADTEGTLESEMKGKAGDIASAFLRRITTQAVQIRSLFLHVIGLGPPPTDTQRAGLVRDSFGLHKMLVILTRAGKVFGIDNISGKHHWQLYLPKVNGFANEEQMRLIVQRSAKHFPLQPLCTILGKDAVSDNGVLYRFNPITGKAAEGGLIQLDYKIKQLSLLAETEKDFVKGILLLDASNKVHVYPQHASSLADGMYLYTADVKTSELSGYFVKYAGGQLSSTHIWNARLGGHNSEQQIIGVAGKNPIEHVHSQGRVLGDRSVLYKYINPNLVAFVTQAPDATHKSVLNLYLVDVVSGSVVFTMTHRKVRAPLSIVHSENWLAYSYFNEKVRRTEITTIELYEGKSQANNSVWSSLQAPPMPLVERQSYILPTIVEALRETITERGITNKHVLIGTASGSIIEMPWHLLDPRRPIASTTQGREEGAIPYIPELPLPTESHINYNQTVARLRNIYTAPSGLESTCLVVATGLDLFVTRVAPSKTFDLLKEDFDYILISIVLVALTSGSLIVKHLASRKLLKQAWK from the exons ATGCAGGAGAAGTGGATACTGGCCGGCCTTTCGGTGGCGCTCCTATTGGGCACCTGCTCAGCGCTGTACGAAGACCAGATCAAGAAGTTCGACTG GCGAGGCGTGAATGTGGGCGCCCTGAAGCAGTCGCGCGTGGACCTGAACCATTTCCAGCCTCGGATTCTCGTCAGCACCCATGAAGGGGTGGTGGCCAGCTTGTGCGTGAAGACCGGCGAACTGGTGTGGCGGCAGGTGCTCGAACAGAATCCGCGCGGCGACATTAAGCTGCTCCAGGTGAGCGGCTTCTCCGATGACAGCAGCGACACGGCCGCCGCTCCCATGGGCAGCAACCTGGGCTTCGACATGCTCACCGTCCAGGGACACGCGCCCGCTTTGGTTCGCGGTTGGAACACCAACATCGGCGCCCTCGAGTGGGAGTGGTCCATCATGCCGCTGAACACGGAGCGGGCCCAGGAGGCGCTGTGGTTCTACAGCAAGTCCGTGCTCTACCACGTTCTGCCCGCCTGGCGGAGCCACCTCGAGGTCACCGCCTATTTCGCCAGCTCGGGTCACACCACTGGCAGCACCAGCAAGGTGATGGCCTCCTGGATCACCCCAGAGAGCTGCTCCCTCAGCGGTACCTTCTACATCTGCACGGACGGTAAGCAGTTGATCAGCCTGGATCTGGTTTCCAAGAGCGGTCAGGTGATCCGGACTTCGCTCGAAGCGGAGTCCAAGGGAAAGCTTCAGGCTTTGGCG GGTCTCAATGGTGTTGTGATAGTGGATGGCAAACTTATAAGTGTCAACAAGGACCAATCTGTCTGCAGTGGTCTGCAAAGCACCAGTTACGCCTTGGGAAGCTTCAACTATCGCAAGTTACTGGCTTATGCAGATCTGACTTCTGGC ATTCTCAAGATAAAGGCCGTGTATCTGGATAACTGCGCACCTGTGGTTGAGTTGGAGCAGAGTCTGCCCTTCCCCGAGCACTTTGGCACTCCATCGCTGAACAACTTCGACTGTAAGCAGAAGCGGAATGGCGAGGGCAAGAGTTGTCTGTTCCTGTTCAGCACCAGTTCCGAGTCCATTGTGGCCGTGCAGCAGGGACGCATCCGTTGGTCGCGCGAGGAGGCCCTAGCCAATGTGATCGACTCGCAGTTTGTCGACCTGCCGCTAGCCGATACGGAAGGCACTTTGGAGAGCGAGATGAAGGGCAAAGCCG GAGACATTGCCAGCGCCTTTTTGCGCCGCATTACCACTCAAGCTGTTCAGATTAGGAGCTTGTTCCTTCATGTAATCGGGCTGGGTCCTCCGCCTACGGATACCCAGCGAGCTGGCCTGGTCCGCGATTCCTTTGGCCTCCACAAGATGCTGGTTATACTAACCCGTGCTGGAAAGGTCTTCGGCATTGACAACATCTCAGGAAAGCATCACTGGCAGTTGTATCTGCCGAAGGTCAACGGTTTTGCTAATGAAGAGCAGATGCGTTTGATTGTTCAGCGCTCGGCCAAACATTTCCCGCTTCAACCTCTGTGCACTATTTTGGGCAAGGATGCC GTCAGTGACAATGGTGTGCTCTATCGCTTTAATCCTATCACCGGAAAAGCCGCCGAAGGTGGTCTTATTCAGCTGGACTACAAGATCAAGCAGCTCTCCTTGCTGGCAGAAACGGAAAAGGACTTTGTGAAGGGAATTCTGTTATTGGATGCTTCTAACAAGGTCCATGTGTATCCTCAACATGCTAGCTCATTG GCTGATGGCATGTATCTGTACACAGCCGATGTGAAAACATCAGAACTGTCGGGCTACTTTGTAAAATATGCGGGCGGG CAACTGTCGAGCACGCACATTTGGAACGCCCGCCTTGGCGGCCACAACTCCGAGCAGCAGATAATCGGCGTTGCCGGCAAGAACCCCATCGAGCATGTCCACTCCCAGGGACGTGTGTTGGGCGATCGATCGGTGCTGTACAAGTACATCAACCCCAATTTAGTGGCCTTTGTTACTCAGGCGCCGGATGCCACACACAAAT CCGTGCTTAATTTGTATCTGGTTGATGTGGTCTCCGGCTCGGTGGTTTTCACCATGACGCATCGTAAGGTGCGTGCTCCATTGAGCATTGTTCACTCAGAAAACTGGCTTGCCTACTCCTACTTCAATGAGAAAGTGCGACGCACAGAGATTA CCACCATTGAATTGTACGAGGGTAAGTCTCAGGCGAACAACAGTGTTTGGAGTTCCTTGCAGGCTCCACCAATGCCTCTTGTGGAGCGTCAGTCTTATATACTCCCCACCATTGTTGAGGCTCTGAGGGAGACAATCACAGAGCGCGGAATTACCAACAAGCATGTGCTGA TCGGCACTGCCAGTGGTTCCATTATCGAAATGCCATGGCATTTGCTGGATCCCCGTCGTCCTATTGCATCCACGACTCAGGGGCGTGAGGAGGGAGCCATTCCCTATATACCCGAGTTGCCTTTGCCAACGGAAAGCCATATAAATTACAACCAGACGGTCGCCCGTCTGCGCAATATTTATACCGCACCCAGTGGTCTGGAGAGTACCTGTCTAGTCGTTGCTACGGGTTTAG ATTTGTTCGTTACGCGCGTGGCGCCATCAAAGACGTTCGATTTGTTGAAGGAGGACTTTGACTATATTCTCATTTCCATAGTGCTAGTCGCGCTCACATCGGGCTCGTTGATTGTTAAGCATTTAGCGTCTCGTAAATTGCTCAAGCAGGCGTGGAAATAG